In the genome of Bacillus sp. S3, one region contains:
- a CDS encoding transporter substrate-binding domain-containing protein, with protein sequence MKKLLTILLVAIMIIITGCTQSTSGGEKAQSTIDKVVKAKKLVVGTAPGYFPFEMKNTKGEFIGYDIDTAKAIGDSLGVKVEFKQFGFDGLIPALKTGEIDMIIAGMTIRGDRALSVSFADPYFATGQVLMLPKKDTATKSWEDLDKPGKKIAVSLGTTGALLAKQVFKNAEVADFEDFPAASMALVQGQADGVIYDEPGIRSYEGMNPGSVRGVYDLISKENLGIAVRKNDLETVQWLNSFVASYKNSPKELESFAKWFENVDWMNEVEQKK encoded by the coding sequence ATGAAAAAATTATTAACTATTCTATTAGTTGCAATCATGATTATCATCACTGGCTGTACCCAATCAACCTCAGGCGGTGAAAAAGCACAGTCCACTATTGATAAAGTCGTAAAAGCGAAGAAACTAGTTGTCGGTACTGCCCCGGGATATTTCCCTTTTGAAATGAAAAACACAAAAGGTGAATTTATTGGTTATGACATTGATACGGCTAAAGCAATCGGCGATTCGTTAGGAGTGAAAGTGGAATTTAAACAATTCGGTTTTGATGGCTTAATCCCTGCCCTAAAAACAGGGGAAATCGATATGATTATTGCTGGAATGACCATCCGCGGTGACCGTGCATTATCTGTAAGTTTTGCTGATCCTTACTTCGCTACAGGCCAAGTGTTGATGCTTCCTAAAAAGGACACAGCAACAAAATCATGGGAGGATCTTGATAAGCCAGGTAAGAAAATTGCTGTTTCATTAGGTACAACCGGTGCCCTGTTAGCAAAACAGGTTTTCAAGAATGCGGAGGTTGCTGATTTTGAGGACTTCCCTGCTGCTTCTATGGCACTTGTTCAGGGACAAGCTGATGGCGTGATTTACGATGAACCAGGTATTCGTTCTTATGAGGGAATGAATCCAGGTAGCGTTCGCGGAGTTTATGACCTTATTTCTAAAGAAAACTTAGGAATTGCCGTACGTAAAAACGATTTGGAAACTGTTCAATGGTTAAATTCTTTTGTTGCTTCCTATAAAAATAGTCCGAAAGAATTAGAGTCTTTTGCAAAATGGTTTGAAAACGTTGACTGGATGAATGAAGTAGAACAAAAGAAATAA
- a CDS encoding dimethylarginine dimethylaminohydrolase family protein: MEVKVQGERWFPAETNFSEELKDLWGNWYCDSEVGTLRSVLLHRPGIEIEGINKENFADVRFRAPMDPVRARRQQDALADLFRSFGVEVHYVEGQRTDRPNALFMRDLMFMTPEGAIICRPAIPARRGEEKAVARTLSSLGVPIIKTINGDGYFEGACAMWVNRETVIIGTGSRSNESGALQVERELRNIGVKNIIKTQIPYGSIHLDGYMNMIDVNKLVIFPWHTTYDCMKQLLDLGIELIELPFIDELKQGMSLNFVALAPGKIVMPSGNEKSKKLFMEHGIEVIEIEMDEIINGWGAIHCMTAFLNRDPV; the protein is encoded by the coding sequence ATGGAGGTTAAAGTCCAAGGGGAACGTTGGTTTCCCGCTGAAACGAATTTTTCTGAGGAATTAAAGGATCTATGGGGAAATTGGTATTGTGATTCTGAGGTAGGTACACTTAGATCTGTCCTTTTACACCGGCCTGGAATAGAAATTGAAGGAATCAATAAGGAAAATTTTGCAGATGTCCGTTTTCGTGCACCTATGGATCCAGTTCGTGCGCGCAGACAGCAAGATGCTTTAGCAGACCTTTTCCGTTCGTTCGGAGTTGAGGTCCACTATGTAGAAGGCCAACGAACTGATCGGCCCAATGCCCTTTTTATGAGAGATTTAATGTTCATGACACCTGAAGGTGCAATCATTTGCCGCCCTGCTATTCCTGCTAGACGCGGCGAAGAAAAAGCGGTGGCAAGGACACTCTCATCTCTTGGTGTTCCAATTATTAAAACCATTAATGGTGATGGCTACTTTGAAGGCGCTTGTGCGATGTGGGTCAATCGAGAAACAGTGATTATTGGAACTGGCAGCCGGTCAAACGAGTCAGGTGCCCTTCAAGTAGAACGAGAGCTAAGAAATATTGGTGTCAAAAATATCATTAAAACGCAAATCCCTTACGGATCCATCCATTTAGACGGTTATATGAATATGATTGATGTAAATAAACTTGTCATTTTTCCTTGGCATACAACCTATGATTGCATGAAACAACTACTCGACCTTGGCATCGAATTAATAGAACTGCCATTTATTGATGAACTCAAACAGGGAATGAGTTTAAACTTTGTTGCCTTAGCGCCAGGAAAGATTGTCATGCCATCAGGTAACGAGAAATCAAAGAAATTATTTATGGAACATGGTATTGAAGTGATTGAGATTGAGATGGACGAAATCATTAATGGCTGGGGTGCCATCCATTGTATGACTGCTTTTTTAAATAGAGATCCAGTGTAA
- a CDS encoding dimethylarginine dimethylaminohydrolase family protein: protein MSLVKIQGERWFPLENSFQSEMPSLWGNWYCDSEIGKLHAVLLRRPGKEIETVTQTNFSQFRWKAPMNVEKARAEHDKLADVYRSHGVNVHYVEGVHADRPNSLFMRDQVFMTPEGAIVCRLGISARRGEERFAAKALGELGVPIIKTINGEGIFDGACGMWIDRETVLIGTGSRANKSGAAQVEAELRNLGVKYIVPFEIPYGHAHLDGLINIADRKIAALFPWQVPYDVVKVLLERDFTIIEATNTDEIKTNACVNFVALEPGKVVMPANCPEMRAKLEDAGVTVIEVDVTEILKGWGAIHCMTAFLNRDPV, encoded by the coding sequence ATGAGTCTAGTAAAAATACAAGGTGAACGATGGTTTCCATTAGAAAATTCCTTTCAATCAGAAATGCCGTCCCTCTGGGGAAATTGGTATTGTGACTCAGAAATAGGAAAATTACATGCTGTTCTTTTAAGAAGGCCTGGAAAAGAAATTGAAACTGTAACGCAAACAAATTTCTCTCAATTCCGTTGGAAAGCTCCTATGAATGTGGAAAAAGCAAGAGCTGAGCATGACAAGTTAGCTGATGTCTATCGATCTCATGGTGTGAATGTTCATTATGTCGAAGGAGTACACGCAGACCGTCCCAACTCTCTGTTTATGAGAGATCAAGTGTTTATGACACCAGAAGGGGCGATCGTTTGTCGTTTAGGTATTTCGGCACGCCGCGGTGAAGAACGATTTGCAGCCAAAGCTTTAGGGGAACTCGGTGTTCCAATTATCAAAACTATCAACGGAGAAGGTATTTTTGATGGTGCTTGTGGAATGTGGATCGACCGGGAAACGGTTCTAATTGGTACTGGTTCAAGGGCAAATAAGAGCGGTGCTGCACAAGTGGAAGCGGAATTGCGCAACCTTGGTGTCAAGTACATAGTCCCGTTTGAAATTCCATATGGACATGCCCACTTAGATGGCTTGATCAATATTGCAGACCGCAAAATTGCAGCACTTTTCCCTTGGCAGGTTCCTTATGATGTGGTCAAAGTTCTTCTGGAGAGAGATTTTACTATTATCGAAGCAACTAACACGGATGAAATTAAGACAAACGCTTGTGTCAACTTTGTCGCATTAGAGCCTGGTAAGGTTGTGATGCCTGCAAATTGCCCGGAAATGAGAGCAAAATTGGAGGATGCCGGAGTTACTGTAATTGAAGTGGATGTGACAGAAATTCTAAAAGGTTGGGGAGCCATTCATTGCATGACAGCCTTTTTGAATCGGGACCCAGTCTAA
- a CDS encoding stage VI sporulation protein F, producing MDNGFFKNIEKKTGVNMKDIFDLANSLQHANFKDEKTVRNVIRRVSQIANKPVSKDMEDQIVKSIINDGKQLDFNTIANMMNKK from the coding sequence ATGGATAATGGGTTCTTTAAAAACATAGAAAAGAAAACGGGCGTCAACATGAAAGATATCTTTGATTTAGCAAACTCCTTGCAGCATGCTAACTTTAAAGATGAAAAAACAGTCCGTAATGTGATTCGCAGAGTGTCTCAAATTGCCAATAAACCAGTAAGTAAAGATATGGAAGATCAAATTGTTAAATCCATTATTAACGATGGCAAACAGCTTGATTTCAATACAATTGCGAATATGATGAATAAGAAGTAA
- a CDS encoding GNAT family N-acetyltransferase, which produces MTVKVVENQKELDDAFSVRKIVFVEEQNVPLEEEIDQYEDDATHFVMYHQGLPVGAGRFRVIDGYGKVERICVMKEARKTGAGKAIMKAIESHAQEQGLHKLKLNAQTQAIPFYAGLGYEVVSEEFLDAGIPHKTMMKER; this is translated from the coding sequence GTGACCGTTAAAGTTGTTGAAAATCAAAAAGAACTTGATGATGCTTTTTCAGTAAGAAAGATTGTTTTCGTCGAAGAACAAAATGTTCCACTTGAAGAAGAAATCGATCAATATGAAGATGATGCCACCCATTTTGTAATGTATCATCAAGGATTACCCGTGGGTGCCGGCAGATTTAGAGTAATTGATGGATATGGGAAAGTTGAACGGATTTGTGTTATGAAAGAAGCACGAAAGACAGGTGCCGGAAAGGCGATTATGAAAGCAATTGAGAGCCATGCCCAAGAACAAGGATTACACAAATTAAAGCTAAACGCCCAGACTCAAGCCATTCCTTTTTATGCCGGCCTTGGCTATGAAGTGGTTTCAGAAGAATTTCTGGATGCAGGAATTCCCCATAAAACTATGATGAAAGAAAGATAA
- a CDS encoding UvrD-helicase domain-containing protein, producing the protein MKTAIYQNQNISLNQLARGHYQKIFLAGKNGELHCPVCKEKVRLFLGIQGNPHFYHALSPEKQCPDPVTPSTTKEENEQYIERNGFKIPQARTITAASKDLEFFKPAKNIEYTVPFNQKISQHQHDVPPYLQQLAENGTVLDQSQAAAVTETEGSLLVLAGAGSGKTRVLTARTAFMLEVKQIDPRNIMLVTFTSKAAAEMKNRLLTYPNMKREKINRLVTGTFHSIFYRILMFHDGGNWSSDNLLKKEWQRDKILKAAGKELNLSEKEFAYDLALQQIGFWKNSLRFPNEVKPENAWEEKTAVLYQKYEQYKQQHGLFDFDDMLIGCYQLLSTSPALLEQYQNRFHYFLIDEFQDINKVQYELIKLLSGRNKNVCAVGDDDQSIYSFRGSDPSYLLEFEKDFPYAKLVTLDQNYRSTHEIVAAANQMIAANKIRRPKKMKAQFASGTLPLLFFPYDEEEEATMIVTDIQEQISKGANPSDFAILYRTNASSRAVFERLASSNLPFKIDQDAESFYDRYIVRSALAFLRVSLNEDDLQALTDILPLLFLKQTVLKDIKAESILEDCSFLEALSHLKTSHAFQEKKLKKAVTVIRGLKHLSPAAAIEKVEKDLGFLDFLKKRGNESSKLEKGSDDLKDLKVAAKSFESIEALLTHTAHMSAMNKEIKNLSKHFTDAVSLSTIHRAKGLEYETVYMIGAVDGSLPHDFALDAYRNGDFTGLEEERRLFYVAMTRAREQLLISVPGSRRGKKANRSRFLAPINKMKKTDS; encoded by the coding sequence ATGAAAACAGCTATCTATCAAAATCAAAATATATCACTAAATCAACTAGCTCGCGGTCACTATCAAAAGATATTTCTTGCCGGAAAAAATGGTGAACTGCACTGTCCTGTTTGCAAGGAGAAGGTGCGCTTGTTTCTTGGCATTCAGGGGAACCCTCATTTTTATCACGCACTTTCACCTGAAAAACAATGTCCGGATCCCGTCACTCCAAGTACCACCAAAGAAGAAAATGAACAATACATTGAGCGCAACGGATTTAAGATTCCACAAGCCAGAACCATTACAGCAGCCTCCAAAGACTTAGAATTCTTCAAACCTGCTAAAAACATTGAATACACTGTCCCGTTTAATCAAAAAATCAGTCAACATCAACACGATGTTCCCCCCTATTTACAGCAGCTTGCTGAAAACGGAACGGTCCTTGATCAAAGTCAGGCTGCGGCAGTTACGGAAACGGAGGGCTCCCTTTTGGTCCTCGCTGGTGCAGGAAGCGGCAAAACAAGGGTATTAACAGCGCGAACCGCTTTTATGCTGGAAGTTAAGCAAATCGATCCACGCAATATCATGCTCGTTACCTTTACATCGAAAGCCGCTGCCGAAATGAAGAACAGGCTGCTCACCTACCCGAATATGAAAAGAGAAAAAATCAATCGGCTTGTCACCGGCACATTTCATAGCATTTTTTATCGCATTCTTATGTTTCACGATGGAGGGAATTGGTCTTCTGACAATTTGCTGAAAAAAGAATGGCAGCGGGATAAAATTTTGAAGGCAGCCGGTAAAGAACTTAACTTGTCAGAAAAAGAATTTGCCTATGATTTAGCACTGCAGCAAATTGGCTTTTGGAAAAACTCGCTTAGATTTCCAAATGAAGTGAAGCCCGAAAACGCGTGGGAAGAAAAAACTGCGGTCCTATATCAAAAATATGAGCAATACAAACAGCAACATGGACTGTTTGATTTTGATGACATGTTAATTGGTTGTTATCAGCTTTTGAGCACCTCTCCTGCCTTGCTGGAACAGTACCAGAATCGCTTTCATTACTTTTTAATCGATGAGTTCCAGGATATAAATAAGGTCCAGTACGAGCTCATTAAACTTCTTTCAGGAAGAAATAAAAACGTTTGTGCTGTTGGTGACGATGATCAGTCGATCTACTCGTTTAGGGGCAGTGACCCTAGTTATTTATTGGAATTTGAAAAGGATTTTCCCTACGCTAAACTGGTAACCCTTGACCAAAACTATCGTTCAACACATGAAATTGTGGCCGCTGCGAATCAAATGATTGCCGCAAATAAAATACGGCGGCCGAAGAAAATGAAGGCACAATTTGCGTCTGGAACGCTGCCGTTGTTATTTTTTCCCTATGATGAAGAGGAAGAAGCAACGATGATTGTCACCGATATCCAGGAACAGATTTCAAAAGGAGCAAACCCTAGTGATTTTGCGATTCTTTATCGGACAAATGCCAGTTCCCGTGCTGTGTTTGAACGCTTAGCCAGCTCCAACCTTCCGTTTAAAATCGACCAGGATGCGGAAAGCTTTTACGACCGTTATATTGTACGGAGCGCTTTAGCCTTTTTAAGGGTCAGTTTAAACGAAGATGATTTGCAGGCACTAACAGATATTCTTCCGTTATTATTTTTAAAACAAACGGTTCTAAAAGATATTAAAGCAGAGAGCATTCTAGAAGACTGCAGTTTCCTTGAGGCCCTTTCACACTTGAAAACATCCCATGCCTTTCAAGAGAAAAAATTGAAAAAGGCGGTAACGGTTATCCGTGGTCTAAAGCATTTGTCCCCTGCCGCGGCCATAGAAAAGGTTGAAAAAGACCTTGGGTTTCTTGATTTTCTTAAAAAACGGGGAAATGAGTCAAGTAAGCTTGAAAAAGGATCGGATGATCTAAAGGACCTTAAAGTGGCAGCAAAAAGCTTTGAGTCAATTGAGGCATTGCTGACCCATACCGCGCATATGTCGGCAATGAACAAGGAAATAAAAAATTTAAGCAAACATTTTACGGATGCCGTCAGCCTTAGCACAATCCATCGTGCGAAAGGGCTTGAATACGAAACAGTTTACATGATCGGTGCTGTGGATGGAAGCCTGCCTCACGATTTTGCCTTAGATGCTTATCGAAATGGCGACTTTACCGGTCTTGAGGAAGAGAGAAGATTATTTTATGTAGCGATGACTCGTGCCAGGGAGCAGCTGTTGATTTCTGTGCCGGGCAGCAGAAGAGGAAAAAAGGCAAACCGCTCAAGGTTCTTAGCTCCGATAAATAAAATGAAGAAGACCGATTCCTAA
- a CDS encoding amino acid ABC transporter permease, protein MVYQLDWSVIPNNIGLFLEGVRLTLEISALALLFSIPIGIIVGLLRISRNKIVSFVATAYVEIMRGIPLLVLLFWIFFVLGQFFRLGPYWSAILGLATFSGAFVAEIVRAGIQAVPKGQMEAARSSGMTYTQAMRLIILPQAFRKVLPPLASQFIILIKDSSLVSVISVVDLTLIAKNLVATSFLSLEVWTFVALLYFLMTFTLSQIIRFFEKKYQVSE, encoded by the coding sequence ATGGTATATCAATTAGATTGGAGTGTTATTCCAAATAACATCGGGCTTTTCCTGGAGGGTGTGCGGCTAACGCTGGAAATTTCAGCGTTAGCTCTGCTTTTTAGTATCCCAATAGGAATAATTGTAGGTTTATTAAGAATTTCACGGAATAAAATAGTATCTTTTGTTGCCACCGCCTATGTGGAAATTATGAGGGGAATTCCACTGCTGGTGCTATTATTTTGGATATTCTTCGTATTGGGCCAATTTTTCCGTCTGGGGCCTTATTGGTCGGCAATTTTAGGTTTGGCTACTTTTTCTGGTGCCTTCGTTGCCGAAATCGTCCGGGCCGGTATTCAAGCTGTACCGAAAGGGCAAATGGAAGCTGCCCGTTCATCAGGTATGACATATACACAAGCTATGAGACTGATTATTCTGCCTCAAGCTTTCCGAAAAGTTTTGCCCCCTTTAGCATCACAATTTATTATTCTGATTAAAGACTCTTCACTAGTATCTGTTATATCAGTAGTAGATTTAACACTTATTGCTAAAAACCTAGTGGCTACCTCCTTCCTATCTCTTGAGGTATGGACATTTGTTGCCTTACTTTACTTTTTAATGACCTTTACATTATCGCAAATTATTCGCTTTTTCGAGAAAAAATATCAAGTTTCAGAATAA
- a CDS encoding type 1 glutamine amidotransferase, whose protein sequence is MRIHYIQNDELATLGYIEEWVKERNHSLTCTRMYNNEVVPSMQDFDMLIILGGRMGAYEEADFPWLVDEKHFIREAIEQKKKVLGICLGAQLLAEILGGRVYPHTHQEIGWWPIRLEADVQSQALFDGISESITAFQFHGDTYDLPTEALRLASSRGCKNQAFSYEDHVIGLQFHPEFTHEIISVFEQKLGSHIPAGEFIQEPKDWINQDHLLEGTKTLLFTLLTNFEAELLKVKV, encoded by the coding sequence ATGAGAATTCATTATATTCAAAATGACGAATTGGCTACCTTAGGATATATTGAGGAATGGGTAAAAGAAAGGAACCATTCTTTAACATGCACCCGAATGTACAACAATGAGGTTGTCCCATCAATGCAGGACTTTGACATGCTGATTATCTTAGGGGGAAGAATGGGAGCCTATGAGGAAGCGGATTTCCCATGGCTGGTGGACGAGAAGCATTTTATCCGAGAAGCGATTGAGCAGAAGAAAAAGGTGTTGGGTATTTGCTTAGGTGCCCAGTTATTAGCAGAAATTTTAGGTGGAAGAGTCTATCCACACACACACCAAGAAATTGGCTGGTGGCCAATTAGGCTGGAAGCGGATGTTCAATCACAGGCGCTTTTTGACGGAATCAGCGAAAGCATTACAGCGTTTCAATTCCATGGAGACACATATGATTTGCCGACTGAGGCTTTGAGGCTTGCTTCAAGCAGAGGCTGTAAGAACCAGGCTTTTTCCTATGAGGATCATGTGATTGGGCTCCAGTTTCATCCTGAATTCACGCATGAGATCATTTCAGTCTTCGAACAGAAGCTAGGGAGCCACATTCCAGCAGGGGAGTTTATTCAAGAACCAAAGGACTGGATTAACCAGGATCACCTTTTAGAAGGTACTAAAACGCTGCTGTTCACTCTGCTAACTAATTTTGAAGCTGAATTGTTGAAGGTTAAGGTATAA
- the spoVAE gene encoding stage V sporulation protein AE, with protein MLAMFFWAFVIGGLFCVIGQLLFDVAKLTPGHTLSLLVCIGSVLDGFGLYEPLVDFAGAGATIPITSFGNSLVHGAMQDAEAHGLIGVLTGMFQVTSSGISAAIIFGFIGALIFKPKG; from the coding sequence ATGCTTGCAATGTTTTTTTGGGCATTTGTGATTGGCGGGCTATTTTGTGTCATTGGGCAGCTTTTATTTGATGTAGCGAAACTAACTCCTGGACATACCTTAAGCTTGCTCGTTTGCATCGGATCTGTATTAGACGGGTTCGGACTGTATGAACCATTAGTTGATTTTGCCGGGGCAGGAGCAACGATACCCATCACAAGCTTTGGAAATTCCTTAGTCCACGGGGCAATGCAGGATGCGGAGGCACATGGACTTATTGGCGTATTAACAGGCATGTTCCAAGTGACCAGCTCAGGAATCTCCGCGGCAATTATTTTTGGATTTATTGGGGCACTAATTTTTAAACCTAAAGGGTGA
- a CDS encoding amino acid ABC transporter ATP-binding protein produces the protein MISIKNVQKSFGNHKVLEDINLEVSQSQIFALIGPSGAGKSTLIRTLNALEPIDEGDIIVDGISIHDKKTNINAARTEIGFVFQSFNLYPFLTALENVTIAPINVKNMNKAEAEEKGKRLLSMLGLESKFDAYPAKLSGGQQQRVAIARALAMDPKVMLFDEPTSALDPEMINEVLDAIRSLAKTGMTMIVVTHEMGFAKEICDQIVFMADGKIVEVAPPDKFFSNPSSERAKGFLSKVLNH, from the coding sequence ATGATATCCATAAAAAATGTACAAAAGAGTTTTGGAAACCATAAAGTTCTTGAAGATATTAATCTTGAAGTTTCTCAATCACAAATTTTTGCCCTTATTGGGCCAAGCGGGGCAGGTAAAAGTACGCTCATTCGAACGTTAAATGCGTTAGAGCCGATAGATGAAGGAGATATTATCGTTGATGGTATTTCGATTCATGATAAAAAAACCAATATTAATGCAGCACGTACTGAAATTGGCTTTGTATTTCAATCGTTTAATCTCTACCCCTTCTTAACGGCTCTGGAGAACGTTACTATTGCCCCTATTAATGTTAAAAACATGAACAAAGCAGAAGCAGAAGAAAAGGGAAAAAGATTACTTTCCATGCTGGGGCTTGAATCAAAGTTCGACGCCTATCCTGCAAAACTATCTGGCGGACAGCAGCAAAGGGTAGCAATTGCCCGGGCGCTGGCCATGGATCCAAAAGTCATGTTATTTGATGAGCCAACATCTGCGCTTGATCCTGAAATGATAAATGAAGTATTGGACGCTATTCGGAGTCTAGCAAAAACGGGGATGACGATGATCGTTGTTACTCATGAAATGGGCTTTGCAAAAGAAATCTGCGACCAAATTGTCTTTATGGCAGATGGGAAAATCGTAGAGGTCGCACCGCCTGATAAGTTTTTCTCAAATCCATCATCGGAACGAGCAAAAGGCTTTCTTTCCAAGGTTCTTAATCATTAA
- a CDS encoding alpha/beta hydrolase: MEFPKGTIKELMFQSKELGEEMQLLIYLPANFSPLYKYSLLIAQDGRDYFQLGRIGRLADEFLFERKIENIIIVGVPYKDVEDRRRKYHPDGSQNQQYIRFLAHELVPFLDREFPTYHMGTTRALIGDSLGATVSLMTALQYPHTFGKILLQSPMVDEKVLKLVNDFSEAQHVEIYHVIGSQETEVRTTDGKVSDFLSPNRELSKLITKKPFTYFYEEFNGNHTWTYWQPDLRRALKMLF, from the coding sequence ATGGAATTTCCAAAAGGCACTATTAAAGAACTTATGTTTCAAAGTAAGGAACTTGGCGAGGAAATGCAGCTCCTTATTTATCTTCCAGCAAACTTCTCACCGCTTTATAAATACTCGCTGCTAATTGCGCAGGATGGCCGGGATTATTTTCAGCTTGGCCGGATTGGTCGATTGGCAGATGAGTTTCTTTTTGAACGGAAAATTGAAAATATTATCATTGTTGGGGTACCCTATAAAGATGTAGAGGACCGCCGACGAAAGTACCATCCCGATGGCAGCCAAAACCAGCAATATATTCGGTTTTTAGCGCATGAATTAGTGCCTTTCCTCGATAGAGAGTTTCCAACATATCATATGGGCACCACAAGGGCTCTTATTGGTGATTCGCTTGGGGCTACTGTTTCATTAATGACTGCACTGCAATATCCACATACTTTTGGAAAGATACTACTGCAGTCTCCAATGGTAGACGAAAAGGTATTGAAGCTGGTCAATGACTTTTCCGAAGCACAGCATGTGGAAATTTATCATGTGATCGGCTCCCAAGAAACGGAAGTTCGAACCACGGATGGCAAAGTAAGTGATTTCCTAAGCCCGAATCGGGAACTCTCTAAATTAATCACCAAAAAGCCTTTTACATATTTTTATGAGGAGTTCAACGGAAATCATACCTGGACATATTGGCAGCCGGATTTAAGAAGGGCATTAAAAATGTTATTTTAG
- a CDS encoding YjcZ family sporulation protein, with amino-acid sequence MCFGYGGYGYGYGGGFYGGSTFVLIVVLFILLIIVGASFY; translated from the coding sequence ATGTGCTTTGGATATGGCGGCTACGGCTACGGCTACGGCGGCGGTTTCTACGGAGGTTCTACTTTCGTTTTAATCGTTGTATTGTTCATCCTTTTAATCATTGTCGGTGCAAGCTTCTATTAA
- a CDS encoding YjcG family protein: MKFGVVIFPSKKLQDLVNSYRKRYDPHYALIPPHLTLKNAFEAPEEDAKEFADKLRQIANNTKPFTLKTSKISSFKPVNNVIYFKIDPTEELLHLHNDINQKFNSQSVDYAFVPHITIGQKLSNDEHSDVFGALRMTNVNHEETIDRFHLLYQLENGSWTVYETFRLGEE; encoded by the coding sequence ATGAAATTTGGAGTTGTTATTTTCCCGTCAAAAAAGCTTCAAGATTTAGTGAATTCTTATCGAAAGCGCTATGACCCGCATTATGCCCTTATTCCTCCACATCTAACGTTAAAGAATGCCTTTGAAGCTCCTGAAGAAGATGCAAAGGAGTTTGCTGATAAATTACGTCAAATCGCTAATAATACTAAGCCGTTCACATTAAAAACATCAAAAATCAGCTCATTTAAGCCTGTCAATAATGTGATTTATTTTAAAATAGATCCGACGGAAGAGCTTTTACATTTGCACAATGATATTAATCAAAAGTTTAACAGTCAAAGTGTTGATTATGCTTTTGTACCCCATATTACAATTGGCCAAAAGCTTTCTAACGATGAGCACTCAGACGTCTTTGGTGCACTGCGGATGACAAATGTAAATCACGAAGAAACAATCGACCGTTTCCATCTTCTTTATCAGTTGGAAAATGGTTCTTGGACCGTTTATGAAACATTTCGACTTGGAGAGGAATAG